A part of Aegilops tauschii subsp. strangulata cultivar AL8/78 chromosome 2, Aet v6.0, whole genome shotgun sequence genomic DNA contains:
- the LOC109766834 gene encoding uncharacterized protein: MCCSDCGCYDAFCDCCCPCVSYDARETILCCAACLAVLAGVVLFAVLLAAYGFIRRPEVAVVDASLTRLALATSPATAFAYNLSLTLTVRNKNWAMSVKNTEPLEADYSFDGQRFERVRLADEGSTHPAGKTQVYHLVSGSDGAYVALGNAGVAEFKEENKTGVFQVEVALSGEVRYQAHFTKCKVLAKCPLKLQLAPPGTPAVVFQKVKCKLSPADKNC, translated from the coding sequence ATGTGCTGCAGCGACTGCGGCTGCTACGACGCATTCTGCGACTGCTGCTGCCCCTGCGTCTCCTACGACGCGCGCGAGACCATCCTCTGCTGCGCGGCCTGCCTCGCCGTGCTCGCCGGCGTCGTCCTCTTCGCCGTCCTCCTCGCGGCCTACGGCTTCATCCGCCGCCCCGAGGTCGCCGTCGTCGACGCCTCCCTCACGCGGCTCGCGCTGGCCACGTCCCCCGCCACCGCCTTCGCCTACAACCTCTCGCTCACGCTCACCGTCCGGAACAAGAACTGGGCCATGAGCGTCAAGAACACGGAGCCGCTCGAGGCCGACTACAGCTTCGACGGCCAGCGCTTCGAGCGGGTCAGGCTCGCCGACGAGGGCTCCACGCACCCCGCCGGCAAGACCCAGGTGTACCACCTCGTCTCCGGCTCCGACGGCGCCTACGTTGCGCTCGGCAACGCCGGTGTCGCCGAGTTCAAGGAGGAGAACAAGACGGGGGTGTTCCAGGTGGAGGTGGCGCTGTCGGGCGAGGTCAGGTACCAGGCGCACTTCACCAAGTGCAAGGTCCTGGCCAAGTGCCCGCTCAAGCTGCAGCTCGCGCCGCCCGGCACGCCGGCCGTCGTCTTCCAGAAGGTCAAGTGCAAGCTCTCTCCGGCAGACAAGAACTGCTAG
- the LOC109766832 gene encoding uncharacterized protein has translation MWYLCVFYHRLLDYRRPEVQSLAELFGGPGAGDAVEWRMPENHHEDSPFHLVRLPGDERLAAQIANRSLLVKGIFELWGQGATYDELEKAIREYPDERKLPYLTPESSFKIVVDSFGKVISFEEQNEIIKGFTYIPFEGRVNLKKPEHKFFVLETDDYGSQNGLPPVVQKTVFFGREVGAADRHLLPTYQLKSRKYIGPTAMDCEMAFLMANQGLARTGKLVYDPFVGTGSILVAAAHFGAMTMGADIDIRVVRDGRGPDCNIWSNFEQYKLPEPLCVLRADNNLPPWRPGLKEIFDAIICDPPYGVRAGGRKSGGRKLLKGIIPPYTVPDEKRENHIPSTAPYSLAECVHDLLHLAARMLVVGGRLVFFYPMLREDDAAGVAKFPEHPCFKLVSSCEQILSLRYSRVLLTMVKVGPYTEEVERMGEERHQEFRENHQKWMEEGNLHTAVFSPAEHDKKPESDRGSKPKYRGKYV, from the exons ATGTGGTACCTTTGCGTCTTCTACCACAGGCTCCTGGACTACCGGCGGCCGGAAGTGCAATCGCTCGCCGAGCTCTTCGGTGGGCCCGGCGCCGGGGACGCCGTCGAGTGGCGTATGCCGGAGAACCACCACGAGGACTCCCCCTTCCACCTCGTCCGCCTCCCCGGCGACGAGCGTCTGGCCGCGCAGATCGCCAACCGCA GCCTGCTCGTGAAGGGGATCTTTGAACTGTGGGGACAGGGTGCCACATACGACGAACTGGAGAAGGCGATACGGGAGTACCCCGACGAGAGGAAGCTGCCATACCTGACGCCCGAAAGTTCGTTCAAGATTGTCGTCGACAGCTTCGGCAAGGTGATCAGCTTCGAAGAGCAGAATGAGATCATAAAGGGGTTCACTTACATCCCATTCGAG GGCCGTGTTAATTTGAAGAAGCCCGAACACAAGTTCTTTGTCTTGGAGACTGATGATTATGGGTCACAAAATGGCCTCCCACCAGTTGTCCAGAAGACGGTATTCTTTGGCCGGGAGGTTGGAGCAGCAGACAGGCATCTATTGCCGACGTATCAGTTGAAGAGCAGGAAGTACATTGGTCCGACTGCAATGGATTGTGAAATGGCGTTTCTCATGGCCAACCAAGGGCTCGCACGGACTGGGAAACTTGTGTATGACCCTTTTGTTGGCACTGGGAGTATTTTGGTCGCCGCTGCACATTTTGGAGCCATGACTATG GGTGCAGATATTGATATAAGGGTTGTGCGGGATGGTCGTGGTCCTGATTGCAACATTTGGAGCAACTTTGAGCAG TACAAGTTGCCAGAGCCTTTGTGTGTGCTGCGAGCAGATAACAACCTGCCACCTTGGCGTCCAGGATTGAAGGAG ATATTTGATGCAATCATTTGCGATCCCCCATATGGCGTCCGAGCTGGTGGGCGCAAGTCGGGTGGTCGGAAGCTCCTAAAAGGCATCATCCCTCCGTACACAGTTCCGGACGAGAAGAGAGAGAACCACATTCCATCAACCGCACCATATAGCCTTGCCGAGTGTGTTCACGACCTGCTCCACCTTGCTGCGAGAATGCTGGTGGTTGGTGGCAGGCTCGTCTTCTTCTATCCAATGTTGCGGGAGGATGATGCTGCTGGTGTGGCGAAATTTCCGGAGCACCCCTGCTTCAAGCTGGTGTCCTCCTGCGAGCAGATCCTAAGCCTGCGGTACAGCCGGGTCCTGCTGACCATGGTGAAGGTGGGGCCCTACACGGAGGAGGTCGAGAGGATGGGCGAGGAGCGGCACCAGGAGTTCAGGGAGAACCACCAGAAATGGATGGAGGAAGGCAACCTGCACACCGCCGTGTTCAGCCCGGCGGAGCATGATAAGAAGCCCGAATCTGATAGAGGTTCCAAGCCCAAGTACAGAGGCAAGTACGTGTAG
- the LOC109766838 gene encoding uncharacterized protein, translating to MCCSECGCYDAFCDRCCPCVSSGARDTILCCACCLAVLAGVVLLVVLLAAYCFIRHAEVAVVDASLTRLALAASPSTAFAYNLSLTLTVRNRNWAMSVRNTQPLEADYSFDGQRFERVRLADEGSTHPARKTQVHHLVSGADSAYVALGNAGVAEFKEENKTGVFQVEVALSGEVRYQAHFTKCKFQAKCPLKLQLAPPGTPAVVFQKVKCKLAPASRYC from the coding sequence ATGTGCTGCAGCGAGTGCGGCTGCTACGACGCATTCTGCGACCGCTGCTGCCCCTGCGTCTCCTCCGGCGCGCGCGACACCATCCTCTGCTGCGCGTGCTGCCTCGCCGTCCTCGCCGGCGtcgtcctcctcgtcgtcctcctcgcggCCTACTGCTTCATCCGCCACGCCGAGGTCGCCGTCGTCGACGCCTCCCTCACGCGCCTCGCGCTGGCCGCGTCCCCCTCCACCGCCTTCGCGTACAACCTCTCGCTCACGCTCACCGTCCGGAACAGGAACTGGGCCATGAGCGTCAGGAACACCCAGCCGCTCGAGGCCGACTACAGCTTCGACGGCCAGCGCTTCGAGCGGGTCAGGCTCGCCGACGAGGGCTCCACGCACCCCGCCCGCAAGACACAGGTGCACCACCTCGTCTCCGGCGCCGACAGCGCCTACGTCGCGCTCGGCAACGCCGGCGTGGCCGAGTTCAAGGAGGAGAACAAGACGGGGGTGTTCCAGGTGGAGGTGGCGCTGTCGGGCGAGGTCAGGTACCAGGCGCACTTCACCAAGTGCAAGTTCCAGGCCAAATGCCCGCTCAAGCTGCAGCTCGCGCCGCCCGGCACGCCGGCCGTCGTCTTCCAGAAGGTCAAGTGCAAGCTCGCTCCGGCGAGCAGGTACTGCTAG